CCCCCTGATGGCCATCGACATGAAGGCCGCCATCGTCGCCACGATCTACACGACCATCCCGGCGCTCGTCGTCGGCGTGACGCTCCACTACGCGTGGCCGTACAGCCAGTTCGGCTTCGGGGTGCTCTAGATGTACGACCGAATCCTCGTCGCGACCGACGGCAGCGAACCCGCACAGGCCGCCGTGCGACACGCGGTCGGCCTCGCCGCCGCGACCGACGCGACCCTGGCCGCGCTGTACGTCGTTGACACGGAGACGAGCTGGCTCACCGTCTCGAAGGCCGACGTGAAGCAGACGCTCCGCAGGGTCGGCGAGCGCGCCGGCGAGAACGTGCTCGCGGACGTGGCGGCGCGGGCGAGCGACGGACGCGTGCCCGTCGAGACGGCGCTCCGGGAGGGCGTGCCGGACGAGGAGATCCTCGTGTGCGCCGACGAGATCGGCGCCGACATCGTCGTACTGGGGACGCACGGACGAAATGGCGTCTCCAGACGACTGCTCGGAAGCACGACGGAGCGTGTCGCCCGAGACGCGAACACGCCAGTTCTCACGGTTCACACGGACGACGGCCCCCGAGTAACAACGCAATGCGAGTGAGATACGAATGACTAGTAGATACAACCGGGTTCGTAGCAGCCGAGTTAATAGCCATTCGGCGGCTAGTCTCTCGTAATGACTCCCCCCGACGATGCAGACGACCCGTCCCCCGGCGGGGAAGCGAACCACGGTACGCCGGCCGACGACGCCGGGGTGACGCTCGAACTCGCGGTGCCGAGCATGGACTGCGCGTCCTGCGCGGGAAAAGTCGAGAGCGGCCTCCGCAGCGTCCCCGGCCTCCGCTCGTACGAGACACAGCCGACCACTGGCCGGGTCGTCGCGACGTTCGACCCCGACGACGCCGACGAGAGCGAGGTCATCGCGGCCGTCGAGGGCGCCGGCTACGAAGTCGTCCGCGTGGACGGCGGCCGCGCGGACGCGGACGCCCACAGCGCGGACGAACGCGGGCACGACCGCGGCAGCGAGGAGCGGGCGGGCGTGTGGCGGAGTTCCCGCGCGAAGAAGACCGCCGTGAGCGGCGTCCTCCTCGCAATCGGCCTCGTGTTCGAGTTCCTCGTCGCGACGAACCCGCAGGTCGCGGCGGTGCTCGGCGAACCCGTCCACCTCGCGGACGCCCTCTTCCTGTTCGCGGTCGCTATCGGCGGTCAGGACATCCTGCGCAACGGCTACTACTCCGCGCGGAACTACAGCCTCGACATCGACTTCCTGATGACGCTCGCCATCGCGGGCGCGCTCGCCGCGAGCGTCGGGTTCGGCGAGTCGCTGTACTTCGAGGCGGCGACGCTCGCGGTGCTGTTCAGCGTCGCGGAACTCCTCGAACGCGCGTCGATAGACCGCGCGCGGAACAGCCTCCAGGAACTGATGGAGCTCTCGCCGGACGAGGCGACCGTGAAGCGCGGCGACACCACCGAAGCCGTCCCCGTCGAAGCCGTCGACGTCGGCGACGTGGTCGTGGTGCGCCCGGGCGAGAAGATACCGATGGACGGCACGGTCGTCGCGGGCGGGAGCGCCGTGAACCAGGCCCCCATCACGGGCGAGAGCGTGCCCGTGGACAAGACCGAGGGGGACGGGGTCTACGCCGGCACCATCAACGAGGAGGGCTACCTCGAAATCGAAGTCACGTCCGCGGCCGGCGAGGACACGCTCTCCCGGGTCGTCGACCTCATCGAGGACGCCCAGTCCGAGCAGACCGACCGCGAGCAGTTCGTCGAGCGGTTCGCCGCGTACTACACGCCCGCAGTCGTCGCGTTCGCCGTGCTCGTCGTGCTCGGGAGTCCGTTCGCCCTCGGGATCTCGTGGACGGACGCGTTCGTGAACGGCCTCACCCTCCTCGTGCTCGCCTGCCCCTGCGCGTTCGTTATCTCTACGCCCGTCTCGGTGGTGTCGGGGTTGACGAGCGCGGCGAAGAACGGCGTGCTCGTGAAGGGCGGCCCGCACCTCGAAGCCGTCGCGGACGTGGACGCCGTCGCGTTCGACAAGACCGGCACGCTCACGGAGGGCGAACTCACCGTCACCGACGTAGTCCCCCTGAACGGGAACACCGAGGCGGACGTGCTCCGGTGCGCGCGCGGCCTCGAACGCCGCAGCGAACACCCGATCGGGGACGCCATCGTCGAGCGCGCCGACGCGGAGTCCGTCCCGCGGAACGACGTGTCCGACTTCCAGAACATCACGGGGAAGGGCGTGCGCGCCGACCTCGACGGCACCAGACACTACGCGGGGAAACCCGGCCTGTTCGAGGAGCTCGGGTTCGACCTCGCGCACGTCCACGCGACCACCGACGGCGGCGTCGTCACGCGAACCACCCAGCAGCTCTGCGAGCGCCACAACTGCCTCGACCTCCTCTCCGACACCGTCCCCGCCCTCCAGTCCGAGGGGAAGACCGTCGTCCTCGTCGGTACGGCGGACGAACTGGAAGGCGTCGTGGCGGTCGCGGACGAGGTGCGCCCGGAGGCCGCGCGCGCCGTCGAACGCCTGCACGCGCAGGGCGTCGAACACACCGTGATGCTCACCGGGGACAACGAGCGCACCGCGCGCGCCATCGCCGCCCAAGTGGGTATCGACGACGTGCGCGCCGAACGCCTCCCCGAAGAGAAGGTCGCGGCGGTCGAGGATCTCGTCGCGGAGTACGAGACCGTCGCGATGGTGGGGGACGGCATCAACGACGCGCCCGCGATGGCGACCGCGACCGTCGGCGTCGCAATGGGCGCGGCCGGCACCGACACCGCGCTCGAGACCGCTGACATCGCCCTGATGGGCGACGACCTCTCCAGACTCCCGTACATCCACATGCTCGCGGGCCGCGCGAACGCCGTCATCCGGCAGAACGTCGGCGCGAGCCTCGCTGTCAAGGCCGGCCTCGCGCTCGCCGTTCCCTTCGGCTATGTTCCCATCTGGCTCGCCGTCCTCGCCGGCGACGCCGGCATGACCGTCGGCGTCACCGCGAACGCGATGCGGCTCTCCGGAATCACTGCAGCAGACGCGGAGGAGCGAGCGCCCACGCCATCCCGATAGACTTTAGGCCGGCCTAAACATCGTTAGGGGTAGGAATGAGCGACCGCCCGGACATCTGCGTCATCGTCCCGACGATACGCGAGTACGACTGCGTGCGGAGTTACGTCGAGAACGCCCGCCGCCACGGCTTCGACACCGACCGCCTGTTCTTCGTCCTCGTCACCGAGGACTTCTGCGACACCGCCGCGATGGAGGGAATGCTCGACGACCTCGCGGTCTCGGGCGCGGTGTTCGACGGAACCGCCCGCGAGGCGTGGTTCGACGACCGCGGCCTCTCCGAGTACGCCGACCTGATCCCCGCGGCCAGCCACGCACAGACGTCGTTCGGCCTGCTCTACCTCTGGGACGACCCCGGGTTCGAGTACGGCGTGTTCATCGACGACGACACGCTCCCGCACGAGGACGTGAACTTCTTCGGTACGCACATGGACAACCTCCACTACGAGGGCGACCTGCGGTCGGTTCGCTCCGACGAACAGTGGGTGAACGTCCTCCACGAGGGCGACAACGACCTCTACCCGCGCGGCTACCCGTACGCGGCGATGGACGAATCCGTGAGCGCGGAGACCGAGCGCGTCGACTCCGTGGTCGCCTCGCAGGGCCTCTGGACGAACGTTCCCGACCTCGACGCCGTGCGAATCCTGATGGACGGCGACCTCCAGGGGCAGGCGCAGACGCGGACCACCCGCGAGGACTTCGGAGACGACTTCGTCGCCGCGTCCGGCCAGTACCTGACGGTGTGTTCGATGAACCTCGCGTTCCGTCGGGAGGTCGTGCCCGCGTTCTACCAGTTGCCGATGGACGACAACGACTGGGAGGTCGGGCGGTTCGACGACATCTGGTCGGGCGTGTTCCTGAAGCGCGCGTGCGACGTCCTCGGGACGCAGATCTACAACGGCGACCCGCTGTGCGAGCACAACAAGGCGCCGCGGTCGACGTTCGACGACCTCCAGAACGAGGTCGCCGGCCTCGAACTGAACGAACACGTCTGGGAGGTCGCGGACGGGGTTGGCGAAGACGCCGAGTCCTACGCGGGCGTGTTCCGCGCGATCGCGGACGAGCTCGCGGCGGGCGACTGGAGCGAGTGGAACAACGGCGCGTTCCTGAACGAGTGCGGGGAGGCGATGCGGTCGTGGCTCGACTGCCTGAACGCCATCGAGGAGCGGGCGCGTGACTCCCCGACGCCGGCCGCGCTCGACTGACGAAACCGCAAACACTTAGTCTATTTAGGTCTGCCTAAACCATATGCGTGATTCACCACGAACCCGGCGACGGTTCCTCCAGGCGACGGCCGCAGGGTCGCTCGCCGGCCTCGCCGGCTGTCAAGGCCTCCTCGGCGGTAGCTCGGACGACGAACGCGTAACGATTCCCGAACTCGCCACGTTCCGCGGGTCCGGTGCGATCGTCGAAGGCCGACCCGCACCCGGCGGCACGTCCATCGAGGAACTCCCCGACCTCTCCGGAGAACTCAGCCTCTACATCGGCGGCGGCGAAGGCGGAATCTACTACCGCTTCGTCAAGATGCTCCAGGAGATATACCCCGACTTCACCGTCTACCAGAGCAGCGCCGCCTCCGCCTCGCTCGCGCAGAACATCGTCAAGGAAGTGCAGGCCGGTGCCGCCCAGGCGGACGTCTTCTGGTCGATCGACGCCAGCTCCCTCGGGTACGTCGCCGACAACGACGCCTACGAACCACTCCCGAAGGACGTCGTCGAACCGGTCCCGGAGGACTTTCAGGGCGACGACAACGCGTGGGTCGGCGTCGCCGGACGCGCACGCAGCGTCCCCTACAACACGAACCAGCTCTCCGAGAGCGACATCCCCGACGCCGTGCAGGACTTCCCGTCCGCCGCCTCCTTCCCGAACACGGTCGGCTGGGCGCCAACGTACGGCGCGTTCAAGTCGTTCATCACCGCGATGCGGTTGCTCCGCGGCCCCGACGCCACCCGCGAGTGGCTCGTCGCGATGCGGGAGAACGGCGCGAAGCGCTTCCCCGACGAGTTCGTCGTCTCCCAGCGCGTCGCGGACGGAGTGATCCCGGCTGGATTCGCGAACCACTACTACGCGATGCGAGTGAAGAACCAGCGCCCCGACGCCCCGCTCGCCCTCGCGTTCACGAGCGACGACGCCGGCGCCCTCGTCAACGTCGCGGGCGCGCTCCGCATCAAGGGAACCGAGAAAGACCAGCTCGTGAACAACTTCATCAAGCACCTGCTCTCCGCGGAAGCCCAGGAGTTCTTCGCCACCGTCAGCTTCGCGTACCCGATGATCGAGGGCGTCACGCCCGTCGGCGGCCTCCCGACCATCGACGAACTGAACCCGCCGGATATCGACCTCTCGAAGCTCTCGAACCTCGAGAAGACGCTCGAAATCATGCGGAACGCCGGCGTTCTGGGATGACGGTTACGGAGCGCGTCGCACGGGCGGTCGACCTCGCCACGAACGACGAGGCGGGAGCCGTCGGAACCGGCCTGACGTTCCTCGCCGCCGCCGTCGCGGCAGTGCTCGTCATCCCGCTCGGCTGGCTGTTCGTCGACGTGCTCGGTCTCGGCGGTCGCGCCATCGACCTCGCCACGTCCGCGACGACGCTCGCGGTGCTCGCGCGCAGCGTCGCGCTCGTCGCCGTCGTCACCGCCGGAAGCGTCCTCGTCGGCGTTCCACTGGCGGTGTTGACCGTGCAGGCCGACATCCCGTTCAAGCGCTTCTGGACGGTACTGGCCGCGCTCCCGCTCGCCGTCCCGAGCTACCTCGGCGCGTTCGCCGTCGTCTCCGCCACCGGACGCGGCGGCGTGCTCGCGAACGCGCTCCAGCCGCTCGGCGTCGAGACGATACCCACGGTAGACGGATTCACCGGGGCGGCGCTCGTCCTCACCGTCTACACGTACCCGTACGTCTTCCTGACGACCCGCGCGTCCCTCCTCTCGCTCGACGCGTCCCTCGTCGAGGCCGCGCGAACGCTGAACTCGGGCCGCTGGGAGGCATTCCGCCGCGTCACCCTCCCGCAGATACTGCCGGGCGTCGCCGCGGGCGCGCTCCTCGTCGCGCTCTACACGCTCTCCGATTTCGGCACGCCGAACATCATGCGCGTCCAGGTGTTCACGCAGTTCATCTACGCGCGCTACACCGGATTCATGCAGGACTACGCGGCCCTCCTCTCCCTCCAACTGCTCGCGGTCACCGCGGTCATCCTCGCCGTCGAATCCCGGATCGGCGCGGACGACTCCGGCGCGTACGCGAGCGGCGGGAACCGCGGCGCGCTCTCCATCCGCCTCGGCTGGCTGCGCTACCCGCTCCTCGTCCTGCCGCTCCTCGTCGGCGCGACCGCGATTCTCCTCCCCATCGTCGTGTTCGGGCTCTGGCTCACGAACGGCGGCCCCGGGTACGCGGGCGGGTCGATGGCGTTCTCGTGGACGTACGGCTGGAACTCGCTCTACGTCGCACTCCTCGCGGCCGTCGCGTCCGTACTCGTCGCGCTCCCCATCGCACTGCGGTCGGCCGCGTCCGACTCACGGCTGGCCGCGCTCGCCGACCGCGCGCCGTACGCGGGATACGCCGCTCCCGGCATCGTGCTCGCCATCGCGCTCGTGAGCTTCAGCCTCAACGTCGTTCCGGCGTTCTACAAGACCATCCCCCTGCTCGTGTTCGCGTACGTCGTCCGATTCGTCCCGCAGGCGATCGGATCGATGCGGACCTCGACGCTCCAAGTCGACCAGACGCTCGTCGAGGCCGCACGCACGCTCGGCCGATCCCGGTTCGGCGCGTTCCGCTCCGTCACGCTCCCGCTCATCGCGCCCGGCATCGTCACCGGCGCGGCGCTCGTGTTCCTCACGACGATGAAGGAACTCCCCGCCACGCTCATCCTTCGTCCGTTAGGCTTTGATACGCTCGTCACGTACATCTGGCGAGTACAGGAAGCGGGGTTGTACGGGCGAGCAGCGCTCCCGGCGCTCGTTCTCGTCGTCGTATCCGGCCTCTCGATGGCCGTCATCCTCGCACAGGAAGACGCGGACGACAGTGACACGAATGAGTGAGACACTCCACGTACGACCCGACACAGACGAGCACGACCGACCAGCCGTCCTCGAACTCGACGGGGTGACGCGGTCGTTCGGCCCCGAAACCGCCGTCGATTCGCTCTCGTTCGACGTGCGCGACGGCGAACTCCTGACGCTGCTCGGACCGTCCGGCTGCGGGAAGTCCACCACGCTCCGCCTGATAGCGGGCCTCGAACGCCCCGACGGCGGCTGTGTCCGCGTCCGCGGTGACGTCGTCGCGGACGGCGAGACGTTCGTCCGCCCGGAGAACCGCGACATCGGCCTGCTGTTCCAGGACTTCGCGCTGTTCCCGCATCTGTCCGTCGGCGAGAACGTCGCGTACGGTATCGCAGACCGGCCCGACGAGGCGGTCGAGCGCCGCGTGAACGACCTCCTCGACCTCGTCGGCCTGGCGGACTACGCGGACGCCGCGCCGGACACGCTCTCGGGCGGCCAGCAACAGCGCGTGGCGCTCGCGCGGTCGCTCGCACCCGAACCGGACGTCATCCTGCTCGACGAACCGTTCTCGAACCTCGACGTGTCCCTGCGACGGGAGATGCGCGAGGAGGTGCGTCGAATCCTCAAGGAGACGGGCGTCACGGCGATTTCGGTGACCCACGACCAGGAGGAGGCGCTGTCCATCAGCGACCGAGTCGCCGTGATGAACGACGGCCACCTCGAACAGATCGGGCGGCCGGAGACCGTGTTCGAACAGCCGACGTCCCGGTTCGTCGCGGAGTTCATCGGGGAGGCCGGGTTCGTCTCCGGCCGGTTCGCCGACGGAACGGTGGAGACCCCGGTGGGGGACGTGCCCGGAGACGCTATCGCGGGCCTCGACGCGGAGTACGAGGGCGCGGAGGTCGACGTGCTCGTCCGCCCCGACGACTTGCGGGCGGTCCCCACCGACGGCGGGAACGGCCGCGTCGTCCACCGCCAGTACACGGGACCGGCGTTCGTCTACCGCGTGCAGCTCGACTCCGGCGGGCTCGTCTACTGCGAGCACAACCACGCCGACCAGCTCTCGCTCGACGAGCGCGTTCGCGTCGACCTCGACATCGACCACCGGCTCGCGTGGTTCCCGACCGAGGAATGACCCGGCGCTGGCACTGGGGCGTGCTCGCGCTCGCCGGTGTCGCGGCGACGCTCGCGTGGGTGGTGTCGACCACGGTGTTCCCCTATCACTCCCTGAACCACGACGAGGGCGTCTACCTCCAGCAGGCCGCGATGCTGCTCGACGGCCAGGTGTTCCTCCGGCCGCCGCTGGAGGACGCGCTCCGGCCGTGGTTCTTCGTGGAGGCGGGCGACCGACTGTACGCGAAGTACGCGCCGGTTCCGGCGCTCTTCTTCGCGCTCGGAGAGCTGTTCGGGGCGTACCGGCTCGCACTACCGGGTATCGCCGCCGGCGTCGTCGCGCTCACCGCGCTCGTCGCCCGGGAGGTGTTCGGCTCCCGGGTCGGCCTGCTCGCGGGCGCGTTCGTGCTCGCGTCTCCGTTATTCATCATTGAGTCGGGCGTGTTCCTGCCGTACGCGCCGACGACGCTGCTGAACCTCGCGTTCGCGTACGCCTACCTGCGGGCCGACCGCACCGGGAGTCGACGGTGGGCGGCCGTCGCCGGCGGCGCGGTCGGACTAGCGTTCTTCTCCCGGCCGTACACCGCCGTCCTGTTCGCGACGCCGTTCATCGCGCACGCGCTCTGGACGCTCCGCGCGGACTGGCGGGCGGCGCTCCCACGGCAGGCGGTAACCGCGGCGCTCGGCCTGCTCGGGGTCGGCGTCGCGCTCGGCTATAACGCGCTGGTGACCGGGAGCGCGTTCGTCTTCCCGTATCAGGCGTTCGCGCCGCTGGACGGACTCGGGTTCGGGCAGCGTCGCCTGCTCGGTCACGAAATCGTGTACACGCCCGAACTCGCGCTCCGCGTGAACCGTGTCGTCCTCGACCTGTTCTTCACCGAGTGGGTAGCGGGCGGCGTGTTCGGTAGCCTGCTCGCCGCCGCCGGCGTGGTGTGGGCGGCCCGCCGCGAGTGGTCGGCGCGCGCCGCGGCGGTGGCCGGCGTGTTCGTCACGGTCTCCGCGGGGAACGTCTACTTCTGGGGGACGTTCAACATCCTCGGAGACGTCTCCGCGCCGGGCGACGGACTGGTGTCCGTGCTCGGCCCGTACTACCACTTCGACCTCCTGGTTCCGACGGCCGTGTTCGCGGCGCTCGCAGCCGTCCGCGGCGTCACGGTGCTCCGCGGGGTGGCGCGCGAGCGGTTCGATCCGCGAGTCGCACGCGCCGCGGTCGCGCTCGTCGTCGTGGTGAGTCTGGGGGGCGGTGCGGTCGTGACCGCGGGGAACGCGGCGGATCCCGTGGAGACGAGTCTCGACGTGACGGAGACGTACGAGACGGCGTACGCGCCGTTCGAGGACGGTGCTCCCGCGGACTCGGTGGTGTTGGTTCCCGACCCGTACGGCGACTGGCTGAACCATCCGTTCCAGGTGCTGCGGAACGACCCCGGGTTCGACGGGCGCGCGGTGTACGCCATCCACGACCGGCCGTTCGCGGTGGCGGACGCGTTCCCGAACCGATCCCTCTACCGGTACGTCTATCGCGGGGCGTGGAATCCGGCCGCGGGGTCGCCGTCGGCCGCTCGGTTGCAGCGAGTGCGGGACGTGTCCGGGGCGGCGGTGACGATGGAGGCACGAATGGGCGTCCCGGCGGCAGCGACGGCGACCACGATTCGCGTCGCGACCGGCGGCGAGAGCGCGTACTACACGGCCGAACCCACGAACGGAGCGGTCGACCTGACCGTGTCCGTGCGTGACGGCCGGGTGTCGGTCATGGGTGACGTGTCCGTCGTGGGAACCGAGTCGCTGACCGTGACTGGCCGGGAGACGGTGCGGGTGTCGGCGTTCGTGCAGTACGGCGGCGGGGACGGGTTCACGTACCGTCTGTCCCTGCCGGTGGACGCGACCGGGAGCGGCGTTCGAGCGCTGTCACCGCGGGTGGAGCGGTGCGCGAACGCGCGGGCGTGTGGTGGTGCGGCGGCGTACGTGCCGTCGTCGACGCGGCCGAGCGTGTTCGTGACCGTGTCGATGACCGCCGAACGCAACCACTAAGTTTAGGCCTGCCTAAACACGGATGGATGAAGCTGAGTCGACGCGACGCCCTCGCCGCGCTCGCCGCGACCGGTACGGCGGTCGGCGGTGCGGTCGTGCTCACCGGCGACGACGAGTCGGACGACCGCCCGCTCGACGCCGACAGCAGAGAGACGATGATCGCCGCCGCTCACACCCTCTACCCGACAGCGGTCGAGAACGTCGCGTCCTTCGTCGAAACCTTCCTCGACGGCCGCGTCCACGACCACCCCGACCACGCCGCGGGTATCGCGGCGGCGACGGACTACCTCGACGACTACGCCCGCGCCTGGCACGACGAGGACTTCGCCGGCCTCCACCGACTGACGCGCTCGGACGCGCTCCACGCGATGAACGCCGACACCGCCGACCCCGACCCCGCGGGGAGCGACGTGGAACGCGTCCGGTACTACGTCGTGAACGACCTCCTGTACGCGCTCTACGCGTCGCCCACCGGCGGGAAGCTCGTCGGCATCGAGAACCCGATCGGCCACCCCGGAGGAACGGGGAGCTACCAGCAACCGCCATGAGTGGAGACCGAACGCCGTCCGATTCGGCGGACGTCTGCATTGTCGGCGCGGGACCGGCGGGTGCGCTCGTCGCGGACACGCTCGCGGCGCGCGGCCACGACGTCGTCGTGCTCGAAGCAGGCGAGCGATTCGACGAGGACAGCCGACGCGACCGCATGGAACGCCATATCCGACCGGGCCACGGCCCGCTCTCCGTCTGGAACATGGGCGGGGAGCGCGACGCCTACACGTCGTCGGGCGACCGCGGCTACCCGCTGAACCGGGCGCGCGTGAAGGGTGTCGGCGGGTCGACGCTCCACTGGCAGGGGATGGTGATGCGGCTGCACGAACTCGACTTCGAGCAGGCGTCCCGGCACGGCGTCGCCGCGGACTGGCCGCTCGACTACGACGACCTCCGGCCGTACTACGCCGCGGCGGAGCGCGCGCTCGGCGTCGCGGGCGCGGACGACAACCCGTTCGCGCCACCGCGAGAGGAACCACATCCGATGCCGGCGTTCGAACCGTCGTACAGCGACTCGCTGTTCGCGGACGCCTGCGAGCGACTCGGAATCGCGATGCACTCGGTTCCGAACGCGCGGAACTCGGAGGCCTACGCGGACGAGCCGCCGTGTATCGGCTACGGGACCTGTAAGCCGGTGTGTCCGTCGGGCGCGAAGTACGACGCGACCCGGCACGTCGCGTCGGCGGAGGCCGACGGGGCCCGCGTCATCGACCGGGCGGCGGTACAGCGCCTCGAACACGACGCGTCCGGCGACCGGGTGACCGCGGCGGTGTACGCGACGCCGGACGGCGAGACGCACCGCCAGCACGCCAGTCAGTTCGTGGTCGCGTGCGGGGGCGTCGAGACGCCGCGACTCCTCTTGCTCTCCGCGTCCGACGCCTATCCGGACGGGCTCGCGAACACGAGCGGCGCGGTGGGCCGGTACTTCATGGACCACGTGTTCGCCGGGACGGGCGGCGTGCTGGACGAGGAGACGCGGCAGAACCACATCGGGTTCCTCACGAGCGAGTCCCACCAGTTCTACGACGACCCTGCACGCGGAACCGAGCGCGGCGTGCCGAGCGCGGACGGCGACGCGAGCGACTACGCGCGGTTGAAACTCGAGTTCCTGAACTACGCGGGGCCGTCGCCGGTGCGGGAGGCGCTCGGGAGCGACGAGTGGGGGGACGCACTGCTCGGGTCGCTCCGGCAGTCGTACGGCAACCACATCGCGATGGGCGGGCTGGTCGAGCAGCGGCCGCGCGCGGAGCACTACGTGGGGTTGGACGCGTCGCAGACGGACGACCACGGAAACCCGGTGCCGGACGTTCACTGGGGTCTCGACGACGTGACGCGGCGGACGCTGGAGCGCGCGAACGAGATTCAGGAGCGCGTACTTGACGAACTG
This is a stretch of genomic DNA from Salarchaeum sp. JOR-1. It encodes these proteins:
- a CDS encoding gluconate 2-dehydrogenase subunit 3 family protein, which translates into the protein MKLSRRDALAALAATGTAVGGAVVLTGDDESDDRPLDADSRETMIAAAHTLYPTAVENVASFVETFLDGRVHDHPDHAAGIAAATDYLDDYARAWHDEDFAGLHRLTRSDALHAMNADTADPDPAGSDVERVRYYVVNDLLYALYASPTGGKLVGIENPIGHPGGTGSYQQPP
- a CDS encoding GMC family oxidoreductase, coding for MSGDRTPSDSADVCIVGAGPAGALVADTLAARGHDVVVLEAGERFDEDSRRDRMERHIRPGHGPLSVWNMGGERDAYTSSGDRGYPLNRARVKGVGGSTLHWQGMVMRLHELDFEQASRHGVAADWPLDYDDLRPYYAAAERALGVAGADDNPFAPPREEPHPMPAFEPSYSDSLFADACERLGIAMHSVPNARNSEAYADEPPCIGYGTCKPVCPSGAKYDATRHVASAEADGARVIDRAAVQRLEHDASGDRVTAAVYATPDGETHRQHASQFVVACGGVETPRLLLLSASDAYPDGLANTSGAVGRYFMDHVFAGTGGVLDEETRQNHIGFLTSESHQFYDDPARGTERGVPSADGDASDYARLKLEFLNYAGPSPVREALGSDEWGDALLGSLRQSYGNHIAMGGLVEQRPRAEHYVGLDASQTDDHGNPVPDVHWGLDDVTRRTLERANEIQERVLDELGAEVTWQVGPENTGPAFHHMGTTRMGRDPTESVVTPELRTHDLDNLWIAGSSVFVTGGAMNPTLTLAALSLKAADHLHDTLTSV